The following proteins are co-located in the Pomacea canaliculata isolate SZHN2017 linkage group LG8, ASM307304v1, whole genome shotgun sequence genome:
- the LOC112570153 gene encoding uncharacterized protein LOC112570153 yields the protein MAAVVLVLMLHALSLALVSSVPGGIYDITLNTTSEEVQSAVQRINDVFAGVGDSAPRTVVEVVRARQQIVAGRKLYLDLRVTGGAQDEICNVTFVLQPWVSPAPIFTQRPTCSPIRRSNSRPPVVTSRPRPLRRVSNRRVQDALLFAVCASDSNAYAQLGDLAGATYTRQVSAGITFRFFNVKVVTTSCPKTNDPTCRRQPQSSLCTPSGQKLCNFVIQWRPLQLPGYTATSIEC from the exons ATGGCAGCTGTAGTGCTGGTCCTGATGCTGCATGCCCTGTCCCTGGCCCTCGTTTCATCCGTGCCCGGGGGCATCTATGACATCACGCTGAACACAACGTCCGAGGAGGTGCAGTCCGCCGTGCAGAGGATCAACGATGTGTTTGCCGGTGTGGGCGACTCGGCGCCGAGGACAGTAGTTGAGGTCGTAAGGGCTCGCCAACAG aTTGTTGCCGGCAGAAAGCTGTATCTTGACCTGCGCGTAACCGGTGGAGCCCAG GACGAGATATGCAATGTTACCTTCGTGCTGCAACCGTGGGTTTCTCCTGCCCCGATCTTCACCCAGAGGCCCACCTGCTCTCCCATCCGGAGGTCCAACAGCCGGCCTCCTGTAGTCACCAGCAGACCGAGGCCACTGCGGCGAGTCTCGAACCGGAGGGTTCAGGACGCCCTCCTCTTTGCCGTCTGCGCCTCCGACTCGAACGCTTATGCACAGCTGGGGGACCTGGCTGGTGCAACCTATACTCGACAG GTATCGGCTGGCATCACGTTTCGCTTTTTCAACGTGAAGGTTGTGACCACCTCCTGTCCTAAAACAAACGACCCTACCTGCAGGCGGCAACCACAATCGTCACTCTGCACACCCAGTGGACAG AAACTCTGCAACTTCGTGATTCAGTGGAGACCGTTGCAACTGCCAGGTTACACCGCCACCAGCATAGAGTGCTAG
- the LOC112570149 gene encoding uncharacterized protein LOC112570149, with product MNVLLLLSLLPALASGRVGLVGGKTDVTVEPTYQPVVFAVQAINNLFRAKGDTTLRQLAEIISAQSQVVEGEKLYLTLRLVGAPQDDYCTVDVWYRVWLRDANRLIVTGGPTCSTRGSRRRTPGGVSSRQIPGGVSRPVALGSNPDREVLNALNFAVCAVNDASNDVVFSVLGDTSRVTYTQQVTSGLTYRFYNVPLVTSSCWKEANSCQRTNLWACTVSANPRTTTCDLTVQSQPWLTPAYTLTDKRCIATSVSPGW from the exons atgaaCGTTCTCTTGCTGCTGAGTCTTCTGCCAGCTTTGGCAAGTGGTCGAGTGGGACTAGTTGGGGGTAAAACTGATGTGACGGTGGAGCCTACCTACCAACCTGTTGTCTTTGCTGTGCAGGCGATAAACAACCTGTTCCGAGCTAAAGGGGACACAACTCTACGCCAGCTAGCGGAGATAATCAGCGCCCAGTCACAG GTTGTTGAAGGAGAAAAGCTCTACCTCACCCTTCGTCTCGTCGGAGCTCCACag GACGACTACTGCACGGTTGACGTGTGGTATCGCGTGTGGCTGCGAGACGCGAACCGCCTGATCGTCACCGGCGGCCCCACGTGCTCCACCCGCGGCAGCAGACGACGGACACCCGGTGGAGTCAGCAGTCGACAGATACCCGGTGGAGTCAGCAGGCCTGTAGCTCTGGGTAGCAATCCTGACAGGGAGGTGCTCAATGCCCTTAACTTCGCCGTCTGCGCCGTCAATGACGCAAGCAACGACGTGGTTTTCTCGGTGCTGGGCGACACGTCACGTGTGACGTATACGCAGCAG GTGACTTCTGGGCTGACCTACCGGTTTTACAACGTGCcccttgtgacgtcatcatgCTGGAAGGAGGCCAACAGTTGCCAAAGGACCAACCTGTGGGCATGTACGGTGTCTGCTAATCCCAGG ACCACAACCTGCGACTTGACTGTCCAGTCCCAGCCATGGCTGACCCCTGCTTACACTTTGACAGACAAGAGATGCATCGCGACCAGTGTGTCTCCAGGCTGGTGA
- the LOC112570155 gene encoding uncharacterized protein LOC112570155 has product MTTLLLLSILAALASAQLGLPGGKVTVTVEPTAEPVVFAVQAINNQFKTNGDATPRELAEIISAQSQVVAGQLLYLNLRLTGAQSDDYCKVDVWFRAWLHDADRLIITNGPTCAKSLSRRQMAGGISDPIALGTNPAKEVADALSFAVCAVNDASNDMFFSVLGDTSSVTYTQQVTAGMTYRFHKVPLQTSSCRKQVNSCQQTDLSTCAVCC; this is encoded by the exons ATGACAacgctgttgttgttgagtaTTCTCGCAGCCCTGGCAAGTGCTCAGCTGGGGTTACCCGGAGGAAAAGTGACCGTCACAGTGGAACCTACCGCCGAACCTGTTGTCTTTGCTGTGCAGGCGATAAACAACCAGTTCAAAACCAACGGGGACGCAACTCCACGCGAGCTAGCGGAGATAATCAGCGCCCAGTCACAG GTTGTGGCCGGACAGTTGCTCTATCTCAACCTTCGTCTCACAGGAGCCCAATCG GACGACTACTGTAAGGTTGACGTGTGGTTCCGCGCCTGGCTGCATGATGCCGACCGCCTCATCATCACCAACGGCCCCACGTGCGCCAAGTctctcagcagacgacagatggCCGGTGGCATCAGCGACCCCATAGCTCTTGGGACAAATCCCGCTAAGGAGGTGGCCGATGCCCTCAGCTTCGCCGTCTGCGCAGTCAACGACGCCAGCAACGACATGTTCTTCTCAGTCCTAGGCGACACGTCTAGTGTGACGTACACACAGCAG GTGACTGCCGGCATGACCTACCGCTTTCACAAGGTGCCCCTTCAGACGTCATCATGCAGGAAGCAAGTCAACAGTTGCCAGCAGACCGACCTCTCGACCTGTGCGGTTTGCTGCTAA
- the LOC112570150 gene encoding uncharacterized protein LOC112570150, translating into MTGLLLLSLLPALASARFGVAGGRVDVTPDFDYAPVAFAVQAINDKFLRDGDTAPRQLAEIVSAQSQVVAGQKLYLTLRLTGAELDDYCKVDVWFRAWLNNTDRLIITSGPTCSKTRSRRELLGGISNPNYLKNSLDKEVFDALNFAVCAINDASNDLFFSKLGDTSGVTYTQQVTSGMTYRFYKVPLLTSSCRKQANSCQETDLSTCEVSDNARTTVCTLTVQSQPWLTPAYTLSENNCKKMRFPNKGM; encoded by the exons atgacaGGACTGTTGTTGCTGAGTTTGTTGCCAGCCTTGGCAAGTGCGCGGTTTGGGGTAGCGGGTGGTAGAGTGGACGTCACCCCGGACTTCGACTACGCACCGGTGGCCTTTGCTGTGCAGGCTATCAACGACAAGTTCCTTCGTGATGGAGACACAGCCCCCCGCCAGCTGGCAGAGATCGTCAGTGCCCAGTCACAG GTTGTTGCTGGACAGAAGCTGTATCTTACCTTGCGTCTCACAGGAGCTGAACTG GACGACTACTGTAAGGTTGACGTGTGGTTCCGCGCGTGGCTGAACAACACCGACCGCCTCATCATCACCAGCGGCCCCACGTGCTCCAAGACTCGAAGCAGACGAGAATTACTCGGCGGCATCAGCAACCCTAATTATCTGAAGAACAGTCTCGACAAGGAGGTGTTCGATGCCCTCAACTTCGCTGTCTGCGCCATTAACGACGCCAGCAACGACCTGTTCTTCTCAAAACTTGGAGACACGTCCGGTGTGACGTACACACAACAG GTGACTTCAGGGATGACCTACCGCTTTTACAAGGTGCCCCTTCTGACGTCATCATGCAGGAAGCAAGCCAACAGTTGCCAAGAGACCGACCTCTCGACCTGTGAGGTTTCTGATAACGCCAGG ACCACAGTCTGCACGTTGACTGTCCAGTCTCAGCCATGGCTGACTCCTGCTTACACCTTATCGGAAAATAATTGCAAGAAAATGCGATTCCCAAACAAGGGAATGTAG
- the LOC112570152 gene encoding uncharacterized protein LOC112570152 — MTGLLLILLPAMAAPLFLGGGVAYTYLRLTDEPVVFAVQAINEQFKAKGDTTPRQLAEIVDANEQVVAGEKFYLTLRLTGDEQDDYCKVEVWFSEWLTGADRLVIVDGPSCSKSLSRRQLDGGISDPIVLGTSPDREVTAALNFAVCAFNDRCNCASLSVLGDTSRVTYTQQVTSGTTYRFYKVPLLTSSCTKQANSCRDTDLSTCAVSSDATTTTCDLTVQYQPWRTLAYTLPTMTCH; from the exons ATGACAGGTCTGTTGTTGATTCTTCTGCCAGCCATGGCGGCGCCTTTGTTTCTGGGAGGTGGAGTTGCTTACACTTATCTAAGACTTACTGATGAGCCAGTGGTCTTTGCTGTTCAGGCAATTAATGAGCAGTTCAAAGCAAAGGGGGACACAACTCCACGCCAACTTGCGGAGATCGTCGACGCCAACGAACAG GTTGTTGCGGGAGAAAAATTTTACCTCACTCTTCGGCTGACTGGAGATGAGCAG GACGACTACTGTAAAGTTGAAGTGTGGTTCAGCGAGTGGCTCACCGGCGCCGACCGCCTCGTCATCGTCGACGGCCCCTCGTGCTCCAAGTctctcagcagacgacagcttgaCGGCGGCATCAGCGACCCCATCGTCCTGGGGACCAGTCCCGACAGGGAGGTGACCGCAGCCCTCAACTTCGCTGTCTGCGCCTTCAACGACCGATGCAACTGTGCGTCCCTGTCGGTGCTGGGCGACACGTCACGTGTGACGTACACACAACAG GTGACTTCTGGGACGACCTACCGCTTTTACAAGGTGCCTCTCCTGACGTCATCATGTACAAAGCAAGCCAACAGTTGCAGAGACACCGACCTCTCGACCTGTGCGGTTTCTTCTGACGCCACG ACCACAACTTGTGATTTGACTGTCCAGTACCAGCCATGGCGGACTCTTGCTTACACCTTACCGACGATGACCTGCCACTAG